cacacttttcttttcttttttttgcttTTGTAGAATCATCAAAGGAGAATTCTCGCAGAGATATGGGAACGGGGACATCGAAGGACGAGGAGGAAGGGGGCAAGGAAGAGAGTGACAGGCTCGACCATGCGGGTGGCCAACTCTACGTCTCTCTAAAGATGGAGAATCACAAGCTCACTGGGGACCTTGTTCCTCACGTTTATGGCTCTCTTCCTCTCGTCGGCTCTTGGGATCCTTCCAAAGCTGTAATTTTTGTCCCTTCCCTCGTCTCATTTCCATTCATCTTCTTCTGGGTATGTCTTATTTTTCCTTGTTTCTCGTTCTTTTGTCGCTTTTGGTGTTAGCTTTTCATGGAGCGGGAATCGGTGTCAATGTGGGAGCTTAGCTTTGTTGTCCCTCCTAATCACGGTAATACCTTTTGCTCTGTCTTTTCTTTCTGTCTCAGTTTAGTTTAGTGGTCAATcagtaaaatcaattttataccATAAACCAATCACAATTACGTTATCTGATACTTCTAAGTAGATTTTGTAGAAGTTGACAAAGAGCAATTTAGTATGACCTCATGGGAAATCCCACgatttcaaattttcttaaaatctgcTTGGTAGTCAGTTACTGAACCGTATTGGCAGAGCTTGAAGAGCTCAGTTTGGTAGTTTACGTAGGTGGAGGGGCCAAAACGATTTTAAAAGAGATTTAGTGAAAATATCTTAAGTTGTAAACTTAGAACTGTGATCATCCGTTTAAGCCAGCGGAGAGCATCGCCATTCATGTACAGGAAAGCCATATGTAGGCGTTGTTTAAGAGGAACCTGGTAAAGGGAAAAAAACTCTTCAGCATGAAATAAGGTGTCAAGAAGTTCTGAGCCACCAAAAGTCACTAGTTGCAGTTTTGGGGGGTGGAGTGAAGGAGGAAGGTTGTGTGTGTGAAGAGGGTTGAATGGGACAGTGGTCATGAGGAAAATGTGTTGTTACTGTTGATCAGGAAGGAGGAGGGGAAAGGATGCATGGGGGTAGTGGTGAAACGGGGAAATGGTAGTATTAACATTGTAGGAAGGAGGTGGATGAGGTAGGGGTTGAGTAAGCATGAGGGGATATGGCATATAAATGGGGTTGGTGGTGAGAGGTAACGGTAGGCCATTGTTTGGGAGAGAACATAATGATAAAGTGTTTGTAGTGACGATGGTGAAGTGGGGGTCATAGCACGGTAGTAGAGAGGGCAGAAACATTGTTGGTGAGGGAGGTAATGGAAGCTTGGAGTAAAATTGGCCAACAAATATAGCCCATTAAGGATGTTTCCATTACTGGGTAGGATTGCAGTTAAAATGTTTGGCTTTGAGCATTGACTTTGTTTCCATCACCATGAGGAGGGAATCTGGTATTAAGGTGTCTTAGCAATATTGGGAAATGAATTGATTTTGGTTATGAAAGTGTGTTGTGCTTGATTATGTCAATAGTGAAATTAAAGGGGTGTTGGTTTTTGAGTTATGTGTGGGTTTCAGAGTTTAGCTTGGTTGTTCTACATAATCAGGATAATGCTTTTTTCCTTTCCTTGCTTTGTTTGCTTTGAGTTACATATGCAGttctgagtttttttttttttttcaatcaaagtAATTTGTCTCTTTCTTTATGAATATGTCTGTGTACATGGATCTGGGATGTAGGAAGGTGCTGGAAATTGCAGGGAGAAGGGAAAAGTTAGACAGTGAGGGACTAAAAAACTTAAGTGTCTTTAGGGTTTGTTTAAACAAACTTCTTCATAAGCACTTTTAGGAGAGAAAAGTAAGaggaaaaattgaaatgaactTCTCCATAAGTTAAGCTTATGTATATTTCTACAAACTCTGTCATGTAATTTctctgaatttttattttaaatttatgtaaccAGTTTTAACTTATGGAGaactttattttacttttttcttatttttctcttatacaAGTACTTGTGGAAAAACTACTGCAaacatatcttttaaaatattaaaataaaaattgtgtgtGTGCAATGAGATGCCATGTAGTCACCTCACCATTATTGGCAACTAGGAAGCAACAAAGACTAATgcaaaaaaatgaatataaagactattttaaagtaaaaaataaaaggtaacaAAAAAATGAGTATATTATGTggactaaaatttaaaaatgtaattaaaccTTTGTCTCTTTCTTTTCCTTATCTCATTCACTTAAAAGaaatatgtttaataaaatagtacatagtgtcttaagattcagaGGTTATAGGGAAGAAAAAAGAGAGCATAATGTGACTCTTAGCAATGGCTTTGTTGCCTTTACCATAAGAAGGAATCCAGTATTAAGGTGTCCTAGCTATTCTGTGGAATGAAAGGAGTTAGGTTATGGAAATTGTGTTGTGCATGATTGTGACATTACTGAAATCGAAGGGATCTTTagaattttgaattatatgtgGGTTTCAGAAACCTTGGATTTCAAATTCCTGTTGAAGCCTAAGGACAGCAATGCACCTTGCTTTGTTGAGGAGGGTCCAAGCCACCTGCTTGTGGGGGGAGCATTGCAAGAGGATGCCAGGCTTGCACTGTTTAGGCTTGATAGCGGTGAGGTTCTTGAGTATCAAGTGTTTGTCAAAGCAGACAGGGTTTCTCCATTTGATCTTGCTGCTAGTTGGAGGGCTTATCAGGATAATTTCCGTCCTTCATCTGTGAGATGGATTCCTGATATCAGCATAAATTCAGCACCTCAAACAGGTGGTGAGGTaagatgaaaaaagaaaaatccttcTTGGCACCTTCATTTTACTTTGTAATCCACTGTTCCACATAATGTTAACCTTGTTCTGAGGTTTGAGATAGTACGCACATGTGGGATGTCTCGCACTTAAAACCTCACCTTTTTCTAAACAATGTTTTTCAAATAGTGCCAAAATATTGGTCAATTTTATATTCCAGttcatttttcctttgtttGTTCTATATGTGATGTAATGTAATAAGGAGATTTCTTTAATTGCAATTTTGTTTGTAGTATTTTTCAAGTCTGAAGGGGATTCTACGTGCAATGTTTATTGTCAAGCTTCAAGTGAATTAGgcttactttattttctttgtccAGAATGGTTCTTCTGTGGGTttggaacttgatcttgagcATTATGTTGTCCCAACTCCAGCAACTTCTGCAGATACAGCCCATGTATATGCAGCTAACTTGACAGAGAATCCAAGGTCACTGGTTAGTGGGTCTGGCAGCAATTCATATCCCATCAAggtttttctttcaaaactGCATTCTTTTTGGTTATGTTATACTTTCTAAATGGACTTCTAGTTTTTACAGCTTACTCTTTTGAGGATAATCgacaaataaaaaactttaatcaGTCCATTCATTGTTATCCCTTTAACAAGTTTTAAGTGCTTATTTTCAACCTCTTCATTTTTTTGACCATGAATCTTCACTCTTTTTTTGTAATGCAATGCAATTGGATGTACACAAGAATTTAATTGGTTCAAGATTGAACATACGTTCTGTGCTCCTTAAATTTGATTATCAGATAGATGCTTGACATTATAAtaatttgcaaatttggttCTTTCTCATGAACCTTTGTTCTGTATTTGTAGTGAATATGTAACTGTATTTCTGTAAGACTAATTCTTTTAAGTTTGAAAATGAAATCTCTTCTGTTTGTCGACATCTATGGCTAGCAGGCAGATGATCAGCTCTATAGAGTGTTAAtgactctctctctctctccatatatatatatatatatatatatatatgtacacacACATACCTTTTTATCCTTATAAGTAAGAAATAACTTCAAATCTTAGAGGAAATACACAATGAAGTAAGCTACTGGTTACTGTTAAACTCTAGGGAAGAGAGAAACATTTAAGTTGAAAGAGTGTGTTTATGAGATAACATGGGTTCTTTATTTATGTTACACATAAAAGGAATTAATACAATATATAGAGGTGATTTGATATCCtcaaataataaagatataaaatggaaataaataaaaatgttcctaataatatatatatatatatatatatatatatatatatatatgtatatagataatacacatatatatagTTTAGATATTCCTAATTATATAGAAGAATCATCTTCTTGTTTACGTAATTATGACATTTACGTTGACTCTTGCTCCTGCCAACACGTAATTCATTACATCTAATAGGTTATGCTGATGTTCCAATCAGGAGATGGAGGTTATCGTTCCTGATTCATCTAAGACGTTTCAAAGTTCTGGAATGGTTGAATCCAAGTCAGTTGGAACAGTTTCGCCTCTGCAAAAGCAAGAGAGTCAAAGAGGACTTTTTGTTGATAGAGGTGTTGGATCTCCTAGACTTGTAAAATCTTCTAGTTCAAATATTTTCTCTGCTGATACTAAGGTTTGTATAAATGATTTCCATTTCTTGTTTATTGTTCAAATTTATTGCATGTCAAGTAACTTATCATGTTGTGAGGTTGTTCACAAATAATCGTTTCGGCTCCTTTGCCTTTTTATTGATAGAATTCAATGCCAGCCGCTGCTGGAGCTGTTGCTGCTGCAGCTGTTGCTGATCAGATGATGGGTCCCAAGGAAGATAGACATTTGGCAATTATCCTGGTATTATTCTGGCATGATGAGTATTTAGTTACATATTCAACTCTTGGTAATTAGTTTCTCTTTTTTCATGGGACGATTTGTTTCCTGGTTTCTATTTATGTTACGAGATAGTTAGTTTCCTATGATTATTTCTATCTTGTATAGTTCCTTATAGTAGTTTCTATCTTGTTTACCTTccctttataatttattttccccATTATCCTTTTCATTATGCATTCTATTTAAGCATTTGACTTGTAAATGTTTAGGAGCAATCTGAAtaatatttctttgttttatatcaaagtttttCTTGAATTCTTCATTACTCTGCTGCACTAATTTCTCATGAATATCCATAGTTTTAGTAATTCTAGGTCACTGTTTTTTATTGTGCAATGTGGAGTTCTAGTTGTATGTTACTTTAGAACATATGCCAAAAGCTTGAATTTAGAAATTACTTTTATGTAGGTGGGTCTGCCCGCCCGAGGTAAAACTTTCACAGCAGCTAAACTTACAAGATATCTTCGTTGGTTAGGTCATAATACAAAACACTTCAATGTTGGGAAGGTTGTTTACATTCTTAACACCATTCATTTATTTGATCAATATACTTTGACCTAGTAATAAACTGGAAATACATTAGTTGTCATGTATGAACTTTAGAGATTAACACTTGTTTTTTGATGTCACAGTATCGTCGCCTTAAGCATGGAGTTAATCAGGTAATGTTTATCtgtgaaataattttttccttCTCATTTAATGATTATCTGCATAGCTACATATATTGAATAGCACAAAAGTTATCATGATTGCAGGAAAATGTTGTCTCACTTATATAGTTGTTGCTGTATTTTTCGCTTTTATTTGTATCCCTCATTGCATGTAGTACTATATACTGATGCGTGATACTGATCGTCATATGAATATCTGGTTCATGGTAATGCAGAAAGTATACGGTGAAGAAAGTGTGGTAGAAAGTTCTTATACCATTTCATAAGAACCTTAGTAGAATTGCACCATATAAGCTAGTCATTGTAGTTGGAGAGCTCAAGGCACTATAAACCTCATACAAGAATCTCTTGTGGGACTCAAGTCACTTGACCTAAAAGCTTACCTATTAAGCTGTgggagacaaaaaaaaaaggtttttataACACACCCTTTCAAATGAAATCCCTCTGGGATTGAAATGTGGACCTAGTATATTGTTACAGTTTCCTTGTGCTGAACTTGACTTTTTGTATAATGAAATTCGTACAGAAGATGGAaggttgaaaataaaatattctaaacaGTTAAAGAATTTGTTATAGTGAGTTAACACTCCaagaatgaattttataatcCTATCATCATCGATGGTTCAAATATAATGTGTTGTAGTTGAAAAGTTTCCACATAATGAGGCAATAGAATAAGATACTATTCTATTGATTATAGCTCATCCTAATCAATGTGGGTCTCCTAACGTGATTCCCTTTCTAAATGATATGTTCTGGAAATTAAAATGTTGCACCACTGGCCTCAGATATCCTTGGACTATCTTAATCATGTCATTCTTCTATGCAGTCTGCTGATTTCTTTCGAGCTGATAATCCTGAAGGCATGGAGGCACGCAATGAGGTAGTTTTTAtctatttgttataaaatattagtagATTAGCTGCAGGTCTATGATAACTGGCCTAATAAAACCTATAGTTTGCATGCTAGGCCAGAATtgtttattattactaattatttagtATTCTATGATGAATTTGCTGCTATATTTTGTTGAACCTTTCCATGGGACTATATTATTTCTTGAATCTTGTTCATTTGACTAACTTTTGTTATTGGGTCTTCCTCGGAAACCAAATTGACTGTCTTTGTTTCCTGAATCATCCATGACACTGTTTCTtgaataaaagtaatatatatcttGTTCGAATACACTACATGATTACTAAGTACAGCATTGTACAATGCCTCAAAAAGGACGGGAAACTTCGTATTTTGTTTGTGTTCCCTTGTTAAAACAGTGTTACTCTGCAAAAAATGCTAATGCTGTTGTCTGATTTATTTTACCGAGTCTGTAAATATAAAGTAATCtagaataaattaaacaaaagaaaaattcatactATCAGGCAACAACATTTTAGACCGTGTTAACTTTCAATATAGTGTtacttcaaatatttgatttataatgtttctcaTAAAGTTGACACCACGTTGACCCTTTCTCTGTGTACATAGTTTTAATATATCACGTGCCATTAGGTAGCAGCACTGGCATTTGAAGATATGTTCTCTTGGATGCAAGAAGGCGGCCAGGTAAgttcatttttgttattttaatgagttattattattattcttttttaagttttaatctTGATTTAGGTTGGGATATTTGATGCTACAAACAGTAGCAAGGAACGAAGAGATATGCTGATGAAATTGGCTAAAGGAAGATGCAAGGTAGTCAAAGATGGAACTGAAATAAGCATACgatatgaataatatatttaattttgaactgTTCTGATCATAGCTGTGTTTTCATTGTAGATAATCTTCCTTGAAACAATATGCAATGatgtaaatataattgaaaGGAATATCCGTCTGAAAATTCAGCAAAGTCCTGATTATGCAGAAGAGTAATAATGTTCATTTAAAACCAGTGATATTTTGATGGCTATATGGATACATATGCAATTAACTTTCTTATGCAGGCCAGACTTTCAGGCTGGATTGCAAGACTTTAAAAATCGTCTTGCCAATTATGAAAAGGTATGTGTATATCATACCATGTTCTTTTAATGACTGTTCAAGCTAAAGCTTTTTCCTTAAATAATGTTGATTCCATGCACCAGGCATATGAACCTGTAAATGAAGGATCTTACATAAAAATGATTGATATGGTCAGTGGACATGGTGGACAAATACAAGTAAGCTCAATGTTTATTCCATTGTTTCATTGAACATAATCCTCTTACGTAGTTGATTGTTAAGTTGGCTAGTCAGAGATTgtatttaaaagtttattgtCCGTATAGTAGCTGTTATTTGATAGTTGAAGGCGATAGAAGGAAGTAATATCATACAAGAAATCTGTGATGGGATTGGCATAAGTGTTGATAATAGTAGAAGAtgcaaaaatgttaaaaaatgtgTAGTTCAGCAGCATATTGAATGTGTTCTTTCCCTTTCCTTCATGGTGTTCCATCTACAATTGGACATAACTGGTTTGGAAACCGGCTCTCTTCAATTAGTGAATTAGGTCATGTTAGTAATTTTACCAGACTCTAATAGAAACTAGGTGTAAATTGTAGTTGCAGTGACATCTTAATTACAGTATCTTGGAAATTGAAATGGCTTAGTTTCACACATAACTTTAAATCATTATagcattttttatttctctttgtcTTCTTTGTTTATTCCATGGTAGACTGAAAGCACAAATTTCAAGATGTGTCTGTGCTGTGAAGAATTAGTATTTGAAAGGAGTATTGCTATCGTATGAAAGTGTTATGGTGTACAACCTGTGTGCATGTCCTTGAGTTTTGCTCTACCAATTTAGTAGTTTCAAGTGtggttttaatttgttaattgttAATAACTTCTGTCTTTTGGTCTAGGTGAACAATATCAGTGGTTACCTTCCTGGACGAATTGTCTTTTTCTTGGTAAGCTTTGTTAAATGTAGTTAAATACCAAAATTACTGTCAAATATTTGCATACATgcacaaacaaaataaacaattaagtTGATTAATATACTTACCTTGCCCAATATTGGCtgaatgaatttgatcctttgAAGGTACAAAGTTTCTTAAAATTAACCCACATTATGTGATTTAAAGAATTTGGTTGACTCATGTGATTAAATGCATAATTGAGCTTTCACAATTGCTCTTGTGAAAAGTCAGTGTTCTTGTAGGGTACAATGCTTTTTTTTAGTGGCCAGGGTTGTACTTTATTTATAGGTCATATGCAAGAACAAAATCTTCTAAAAATCAAGAGAACATTTTTATGATACTTTCATTAAAAGTCCTCAAATGCAAAGTTTTTTTAGCTGAATTCAAATCCTGAGGAATCTTCTACTCTATCTGAAAGACCATAGTGTCTTGTAGACTGTGGACAATAATTATGGGTAAAATATTATCGAGTTGAACCATTCTATTGTATGCTTACACAAGAGAGGTTTACAATAATTAATAGGTAGCTAATATAATGTCAAAGTTGACTCATGTTAACTTTATGGAACATGAAATACGCAAGGAACTGAGCTATTTATATTCAATCATAAATACATGTCATTATCCGTGGCAAATGTTACTGAGGATATTGCACTGCTCAGTCAAAATTTGACTTAAAAGGACatgcttgtcttggtgtcatagtTATGAAATGAAAATGGTTTGTATAGAAGATTAATGATAGTTggaaaagttatatattttataaaactagtaTCTACAAAATAATGCATAGACTCTGTATCAATGGTAATTTCTTATGAATAACCAG
This portion of the Vigna unguiculata cultivar IT97K-499-35 chromosome 6, ASM411807v1, whole genome shotgun sequence genome encodes:
- the LOC114188864 gene encoding 6-phosphofructo-2-kinase/fructose-2,6-bisphosphatase-like encodes the protein MGTGTSKDEEEGGKEESDRLDHAGGQLYVSLKMENHKLTGDLVPHVYGSLPLVGSWDPSKALFMERESVSMWELSFVVPPNHETLDFKFLLKPKDSNAPCFVEEGPSHLLVGGALQEDARLALFRLDSGEVLEYQVFVKADRVSPFDLAASWRAYQDNFRPSSVRWIPDISINSAPQTGGENGSSVGLELDLEHYVVPTPATSADTAHVYAANLTENPRSLVSGSGSNSYPIKEMEVIVPDSSKTFQSSGMVESKSVGTVSPLQKQESQRGLFVDRGVGSPRLVKSSSSNIFSADTKNSMPAAAGAVAAAAVADQMMGPKEDRHLAIILVGLPARGKTFTAAKLTRYLRWLGHNTKHFNVGKYRRLKHGVNQSADFFRADNPEGMEARNEVAALAFEDMFSWMQEGGQVGIFDATNSSKERRDMLMKLAKGRCKIIFLETICNDVNIIERNIRLKIQQSPDYAEEPDFQAGLQDFKNRLANYEKAYEPVNEGSYIKMIDMVSGHGGQIQVNNISGYLPGRIVFFLVNTHLTPRPILLTRHGESQDNVRGRIGGDTAISEAGELYSKKLAKFVGKRLKSERAASIWTSTLQRTILTASPIVGFPKIQWRALDEINAGVCDGMTYAEIKKNMPEEYESRKMDKLRYRYPRGESYLDVIQRLEPVIIELERQRAPVVVVSHQAVLRALYAYFADRPLNEIPHIEVPLHTIIEIQMGVTGVQEKRYKLMD